From Deinococcus planocerae, the proteins below share one genomic window:
- a CDS encoding ferritin-like domain-containing protein, protein MNEQTGTTSNERTRRGFLSGLAGTLALAGFGQAFGQDLASTAALDHAAVLDLAATAEALAVTLYHQVLTTATFRVDEDTAEHLRAVLGAETHHLQLLKNLGATPLASRFHLPRGLLTDAGVFVDTALHLETAFTGAYLAATHQFAERGQPGLAATAAQLGASEAQHLTLLSQLAGLGPGDLTLPAASFRRVADAGPTLAPFLRNGPGSLGPVTLPRAEQLRLVLGQRAATPGRPFVQTHTSAPRQRG, encoded by the coding sequence ATGAACGAGCAGACCGGCACCACCAGCAATGAGCGCACCAGGCGCGGCTTTCTGAGCGGCCTGGCTGGCACCCTCGCCCTCGCCGGTTTCGGTCAGGCGTTCGGCCAGGACCTGGCCAGCACCGCGGCCCTGGACCACGCCGCCGTCCTCGACCTCGCGGCGACCGCCGAGGCGCTGGCCGTCACCCTCTACCACCAGGTCCTGACCACGGCCACCTTCCGGGTGGACGAGGACACCGCCGAACACCTGCGGGCCGTGCTGGGCGCCGAGACGCACCACCTGCAGCTCCTGAAGAACCTGGGGGCCACGCCGCTCGCGTCCCGCTTCCACCTGCCCCGGGGGCTGCTGACGGACGCGGGCGTGTTCGTGGACACGGCCCTTCACCTGGAGACCGCCTTCACAGGGGCGTACCTGGCGGCGACCCACCAGTTCGCGGAGCGGGGCCAGCCCGGACTGGCGGCGACGGCCGCGCAGCTCGGGGCGAGCGAGGCCCAGCACCTCACGCTGCTGTCGCAGCTCGCGGGCCTGGGCCCGGGTGACCTCACCCTGCCCGCCGCGAGCTTTCGCCGGGTCGCGGACGCGGGCCCCACCCTGGCCCCCTTCCTGCGGAATGGGCCGGGGTCCCTTGGGCCGGTCACGCTACCCCGGGCCGAGCAACTGCGCCTGGTCTTGGGGCAGCGCGCCGCCACACCCGGGCGGCCGTTCGTGCAGACACATACTTCCGCCCCACGCCAGCGGGGATGA
- a CDS encoding VIT family protein, translating into MSQASPHDQTFVLQKIQPALLGLMDGSVSTLAPIFAAAGLTGRPIDAFFVGLAASVGAGISMGLAEALSDDGVVSGRGTPLARGAITGVATILGGMLHTLPFLLPDLRVALSLAYAVVLVELLVIAYIRWHYMRSPLAQTVVQVIVGGGVVFGVGVWLGTLGARP; encoded by the coding sequence ATGTCACAGGCTTCTCCCCACGACCAGACGTTCGTTCTCCAAAAAATTCAACCTGCCCTGCTCGGTCTGATGGACGGTTCGGTCAGCACCCTGGCTCCGATCTTCGCCGCCGCTGGCCTGACGGGGCGACCCATCGACGCCTTCTTCGTGGGCCTGGCCGCCTCGGTGGGGGCGGGCATCAGCATGGGGCTGGCCGAGGCGCTCAGCGACGACGGCGTCGTCTCGGGGCGCGGCACCCCCCTCGCGCGCGGCGCGATCACCGGGGTCGCCACCATCCTCGGCGGGATGCTGCACACCCTGCCCTTCCTGCTGCCCGACCTGCGCGTCGCCCTCAGCCTCGCCTACGCCGTCGTGCTGGTCGAACTGCTGGTCATCGCCTATATCCGCTGGCACTACATGCGCTCGCCGCTCGCCCAGACCGTCGTGCAGGTGATCGTGGGCGGCGGGGTCGTGTTCGGCGTCGGGGTGTGGCTGGGGACCCTCGGCGCCCGCCCCTGA
- a CDS encoding class I SAM-dependent methyltransferase — translation MNPDLSRRAAHLRERMDDPNCDLPGLERTYAQFGTVNALVAGWRRVYRHELRPHLSPGRTLTLLDIGCGGGDVARHLARWARQGGRQLRVTAIDADERAVAYATGLPADPDVTFRQALSGDLVREGHAFDFVISNHLLHHLTDAELSTLLRDSEALGRVRVVHSDLARHPLAYRAFSAGARLFRGSFIREDGLLSIRRSHTARELAALAPPGWQVQPLVPFRLLLTRAGPHA, via the coding sequence ATGAATCCCGACCTCTCCCGGCGCGCCGCACACTTGCGCGAGCGGATGGACGACCCGAACTGCGACTTGCCCGGCCTGGAGCGCACCTATGCCCAGTTCGGCACCGTGAACGCTCTCGTGGCAGGCTGGCGGCGGGTGTACCGGCACGAGCTGCGCCCGCACCTGTCCCCGGGCCGGACGCTGACCCTGCTTGACATCGGCTGCGGCGGCGGGGACGTGGCGCGGCACCTGGCCCGTTGGGCGCGGCAGGGCGGTCGGCAGCTCCGGGTCACCGCCATCGACGCCGACGAACGCGCCGTCGCCTACGCCACGGGGCTCCCCGCCGACCCGGACGTGACCTTCCGGCAGGCGCTGAGCGGCGACCTCGTGCGGGAGGGCCACGCCTTCGACTTCGTGATCTCCAACCACCTGCTGCACCACCTGACGGACGCCGAACTGAGCACCCTGCTGCGCGACAGCGAGGCGCTGGGCCGGGTGCGGGTGGTCCACAGCGACCTCGCCCGCCACCCCCTCGCGTACCGGGCCTTCAGCGCGGGGGCGCGGCTCTTTCGGGGTTCGTTCATCCGGGAGGACGGGCTGCTCTCGATCCGGCGCAGCCACACGGCGCGGGAACTCGCGGCGCTCGCGCCACCGGGCTGGCAGGTCCAGCCCCTCGTTCCCTTCCGCCTCCTGCTGACCCGGGCGGGACCGCATGCTTGA
- a CDS encoding response regulator transcription factor, protein MRLLLVEDDPRIALPTARALSDAGHEVKVEPDGVRGLTQARSGSYDALLLDVMLPGLDGFELARTLRAEGAEVPIVFLTARGALHDRVDGLDLGGDAYLVKPFELPELLATLRAIVRRGEGVRSARVEFGGGAGLLDARHRQVWWQGQVVGFTAREYALLETLVLSQGRWFTREELVTRVWGPDFGGEARVVDVYVSYLRRKLTPGVLESSRGLGYRVP, encoded by the coding sequence GTGCGGCTGCTGCTGGTGGAGGACGACCCGCGCATCGCGCTCCCGACCGCGCGGGCGCTCTCCGACGCGGGCCACGAGGTCAAGGTGGAGCCGGACGGCGTGCGCGGGCTGACCCAGGCGCGCTCGGGGAGCTACGACGCCCTGCTGCTCGACGTGATGCTCCCGGGCCTCGACGGGTTCGAGCTGGCCCGCACCCTGCGGGCGGAGGGTGCCGAGGTGCCCATCGTGTTCCTCACCGCCCGGGGCGCCCTGCACGACCGGGTGGACGGCCTGGACCTGGGCGGCGACGCCTACCTCGTCAAGCCCTTCGAGCTGCCCGAACTGCTCGCCACCCTGCGGGCGATTGTGCGGCGCGGCGAGGGGGTGCGCAGCGCGCGGGTCGAGTTCGGCGGTGGGGCGGGTCTCCTGGACGCCCGACACCGCCAGGTGTGGTGGCAGGGACAGGTGGTGGGCTTCACGGCGCGCGAGTACGCCCTGCTGGAGACGCTGGTGCTCTCGCAGGGACGCTGGTTTACCCGCGAGGAGCTGGTCACCCGGGTCTGGGGCCCCGACTTCGGGGGCGAGGCGCGGGTGGTGGACGTGTACGTGAGTTACCTGCGGCGCAAGCTGACCCCCGGCGTGCTGGAGAGTTCGCGCGGGCTGGGGTACCGGGTGCCATGA
- a CDS encoding sensor histidine kinase, translating to MSIRIRIALGVALQTAVVVLVVAAVQFLALRSFLAVAEYERLEMLIPRLEQELAARPRSETAPPLEITTLPRNVDVRVLQGGQVVAVTENFPPIPADLPPGYAPRAGHDVLIATVTLRGGAATAQLASDVLGVVNPLRAYLRALAVTVPTAAALVALLSFLLAGRLLRPVARLQEAAARLGQRGDLRSPLPGAGRNDELGRLAGTLQTSFAQLADVREREEEFTRAAAHDLRSPLAALKMRLQGSLAGPRSEAELREDMAEALADVERMRRLTEHLLLLARGVRAVQLLPVDLARVAGEAVDRAREAAPDVRLDFETRGDAMVIGDEALLTHLVENLIGNALRYGQGADMRVGVGGEADHVRLTVQDAGPGVPETALPHLAEPFYQVNTARGGEGNGLGLAIVQRVAQTHGATLRFENGEPGGLRVAVDFPRTGTDQPEWPARDFLPPHNRNHSQ from the coding sequence ATGAGCATCCGCATCCGGATCGCCCTGGGCGTCGCCCTCCAGACCGCCGTGGTGGTCCTGGTGGTCGCGGCGGTGCAGTTCCTCGCCCTGCGCTCCTTTCTCGCCGTGGCGGAGTACGAGCGCCTGGAAATGCTGATCCCGCGCCTGGAGCAGGAGCTGGCGGCGCGGCCCCGGTCCGAGACGGCCCCGCCGCTCGAGATCACGACGCTCCCGCGCAACGTGGACGTGCGGGTCCTGCAGGGCGGGCAGGTGGTGGCGGTCACGGAAAACTTCCCGCCCATCCCGGCCGACCTGCCGCCCGGCTACGCGCCGCGCGCGGGGCACGACGTGCTCATCGCCACGGTGACCCTGCGCGGAGGGGCGGCCACGGCCCAACTGGCCAGCGACGTGCTGGGGGTCGTCAACCCGCTGCGCGCCTACCTGCGGGCGCTGGCAGTCACCGTGCCGACCGCGGCGGCGCTGGTGGCCCTGCTGAGCTTCCTCCTGGCGGGACGGCTGCTGCGCCCGGTGGCCCGCTTGCAGGAGGCGGCCGCGCGGCTGGGGCAGCGGGGGGACCTGCGCTCTCCCCTGCCCGGGGCGGGGCGCAACGACGAACTCGGGCGGCTGGCCGGGACCCTGCAGACGTCCTTCGCGCAACTCGCGGACGTACGCGAGCGGGAGGAGGAGTTCACCCGGGCCGCCGCCCACGACCTGCGCTCCCCGCTCGCGGCGCTCAAGATGCGGCTGCAAGGCTCGCTCGCCGGGCCGCGCAGCGAGGCGGAACTGCGCGAGGACATGGCCGAGGCGCTCGCCGACGTGGAGCGGATGCGCCGGCTCACCGAACACCTGTTGCTGCTCGCCCGGGGCGTGCGGGCGGTGCAACTCCTGCCGGTGGACCTCGCCCGGGTGGCCGGCGAGGCGGTGGACCGGGCGCGCGAGGCGGCACCCGACGTGCGGCTGGACTTCGAGACCCGGGGCGACGCCATGGTGATCGGCGACGAGGCGCTGCTCACCCACCTCGTCGAGAACCTGATCGGGAACGCCCTGCGGTACGGGCAGGGCGCCGACATGCGGGTGGGCGTGGGCGGTGAGGCCGACCACGTGCGCCTGACCGTGCAGGACGCGGGCCCGGGCGTGCCCGAGACGGCCCTCCCGCACCTGGCCGAGCCCTTCTATCAGGTGAACACGGCCCGCGGTGGGGAGGGCAACGGGCTCGGGCTCGCCATCGTGCAGCGCGTGGCGCAGACGCACGGGGCCACCCTGCGCTTCGAGAACGGCGAGCCCGGGGGCCTGCGCGTCGCGGTGGACTTTCCCCGGACCGGGACCGACCAACCGGAGTGGCCTGCTCGGGATTTCTTACCTCCGCATAACAGGAATCATTCTCAATAA
- a CDS encoding catalase — protein MAQNRKLSTPLSLDDTASKLGEQTKAQDLSANTAGPGARLTDNMGHAVSDDQNSLRAGVRGPTLMEDFLFREKLHHFDHERIPERVVHARGAGAHGYFQLDKSLSAYTTAKVLTEVGVQTPVFARFSTVAGSRGSADTARDVRGFAVRFYTQEGNWDIVGNNIPVFFIQDAIKFPDLIHSVKPEPHNEIPQAASAHDTFYDFISLTPESMHMLMWVHSDRAIPRSFAMMEGFGVHTFRLVNAQGHAHLVKFHWKPLLGVHSLVWDEAQKIAGKDPDFHRRTMWESIEAGQPFEWELGVQVFTEAQAEGWDFDVLDATKIVPEDLVPVQRVGRMVLNRNPDNYFAETEQVAFMTTNIVPGVEFSDDPLLQGRNFSYLDTQLSRLGSPNWPELPTNRPIARVANNQRDGHMRQTVNRGRVSYEPNTLGGNQPAEVPQARGGYVSYPERLSGTKVRARA, from the coding sequence ATGGCCCAGAACCGCAAGCTCTCCACCCCGCTCTCCCTCGACGACACCGCCAGCAAGCTCGGTGAGCAGACCAAGGCCCAGGACCTCAGCGCGAACACGGCCGGCCCCGGTGCCCGCCTCACCGACAACATGGGGCACGCCGTCAGCGACGACCAGAACTCGCTACGGGCTGGGGTGCGCGGTCCCACCCTGATGGAGGACTTCCTCTTCCGCGAGAAGCTCCACCACTTCGACCACGAGCGCATCCCCGAGCGGGTGGTCCACGCGCGCGGCGCCGGGGCCCACGGCTACTTCCAGCTCGACAAGTCCCTCTCGGCCTACACCACCGCGAAAGTCCTCACCGAGGTCGGGGTGCAGACCCCGGTGTTCGCGCGCTTCTCGACGGTGGCGGGTTCGCGCGGCTCGGCGGACACGGCGCGCGACGTGCGCGGCTTCGCGGTGCGCTTCTACACGCAGGAGGGCAACTGGGACATCGTGGGCAACAACATCCCGGTGTTCTTCATCCAGGACGCCATCAAGTTCCCCGACCTGATCCACTCGGTCAAGCCCGAGCCGCACAACGAGATTCCGCAGGCGGCCAGCGCGCACGACACCTTTTACGACTTCATCTCGCTGACCCCGGAATCCATGCACATGCTGATGTGGGTCCACAGCGACCGCGCCATCCCCCGTTCCTTCGCCATGATGGAGGGCTTCGGCGTCCACACCTTCCGCCTGGTGAACGCGCAGGGGCACGCGCACCTCGTCAAGTTCCACTGGAAGCCCCTTCTCGGCGTGCATTCGCTGGTGTGGGACGAGGCGCAGAAGATCGCGGGCAAGGACCCCGACTTCCACCGCCGCACGATGTGGGAGTCCATCGAGGCCGGGCAGCCCTTCGAGTGGGAGCTGGGCGTCCAGGTCTTCACCGAGGCGCAGGCCGAGGGGTGGGACTTCGACGTGCTCGACGCCACCAAGATCGTGCCCGAGGACCTCGTGCCGGTGCAGCGGGTGGGGCGGATGGTGTTGAACCGCAACCCCGACAACTACTTCGCGGAGACCGAGCAGGTCGCCTTCATGACGACCAACATCGTGCCGGGCGTCGAATTCAGCGACGATCCGCTGCTCCAGGGCCGCAACTTCAGTTACCTCGACACCCAGCTCTCCCGCCTGGGTTCGCCCAACTGGCCCGAGCTTCCCACCAACCGGCCCATCGCGCGGGTGGCGAACAACCAGCGCGACGGCCACATGCGCCAGACCGTCAACCGGGGGAGGGTGTCGTACGAGCCCAATACCCTGGGGGGCAACCAGCCCGCCGAGGTTCCGCAGGCGCGCGGCGGGTACGTGAGTTACCCCGAACGGCTCTCGGGCACCAAGGTGCGCGCCCGCGCCTAG
- a CDS encoding type III polyketide synthase, whose product MPVYLHAIASAVPETAYPQSVIRDVIRSQPELGRLGQRLTTSIFGASGIDQRHSVVRDFLGSAGDPPGLFYDPGTGRMLTPGTGARNDFYVPHATELFVRAARRALAAAPHLGAADVTHVVTVSCTGFFAPGPDYALVRALGLPASAHRFHVGFMGCYAAFPALKMAQAFCEADPGAVVLVVCAELCTIHMHSADDPDTLIANSVFADGAAAALVAARPPAPGTPALRLDRFETTLTPPGVGEADMAWTVGDQGYDMVLSTYVPDIIESHIGGALAPLLGESRGPGDAAHRGVERWAVHPGGRSILDRVQGALALSDEQMRPSREVLRRYGNMSSATVLFILEDLLREAGDEERVCAMAFGPGLTVESALMTRLCGLD is encoded by the coding sequence ATGCCTGTCTATCTACACGCCATCGCGTCCGCCGTCCCGGAGACCGCCTACCCCCAGTCGGTCATCCGCGACGTGATCCGGTCGCAGCCCGAACTGGGCCGCCTGGGGCAGCGGCTCACCACCTCCATCTTCGGCGCCTCGGGGATCGACCAGAGGCACAGCGTCGTGCGGGACTTCCTGGGCTCGGCGGGTGACCCTCCGGGCCTCTTCTACGACCCCGGGACGGGCCGGATGCTCACACCCGGTACCGGGGCGCGCAACGACTTCTACGTGCCTCACGCCACCGAGCTGTTCGTGCGGGCGGCCAGGAGGGCGCTGGCGGCGGCCCCCCACCTGGGCGCGGCCGACGTCACCCACGTCGTCACGGTGTCCTGCACCGGGTTTTTCGCCCCGGGGCCCGACTACGCCCTGGTGCGGGCGCTGGGGCTGCCCGCCTCCGCGCACCGCTTCCACGTGGGCTTCATGGGCTGTTACGCCGCCTTCCCCGCCCTGAAGATGGCCCAGGCCTTTTGCGAGGCCGACCCGGGGGCGGTCGTGCTGGTGGTGTGTGCGGAGCTGTGCACCATCCACATGCACTCGGCCGACGACCCCGACACCTTGATCGCCAACTCGGTCTTCGCGGACGGGGCCGCCGCCGCCCTGGTTGCCGCCCGGCCGCCCGCGCCCGGCACGCCCGCGCTGCGCCTCGACCGCTTCGAGACCACCCTCACGCCCCCCGGCGTGGGTGAGGCCGACATGGCCTGGACGGTGGGCGACCAGGGCTACGACATGGTGCTCAGCACCTACGTCCCCGACATCATCGAGTCGCACATCGGGGGGGCCCTCGCGCCGCTGCTGGGGGAGTCCCGGGGGCCGGGCGACGCCGCGCACCGCGGGGTCGAGCGCTGGGCCGTCCACCCCGGCGGGAGAAGCATCCTCGACCGGGTGCAGGGCGCCCTCGCCCTGAGCGACGAGCAGATGCGCCCCTCGCGCGAGGTGTTGCGCCGCTACGGCAACATGAGCAGCGCGACCGTGCTGTTCATCCTGGAGGACCTGCTGCGGGAGGCCGGGGACGAGGAGCGGGTGTGCGCGATGGCCTTTGGCCCCGGCCTGACCGTGGAGTCGGCCCTGATGACGCGGCTGTGCGGGCTCGACTGA
- a CDS encoding DJ-1/PfpI family protein, with translation MGGTAKPGGTADSAAEMAVLAAATTPTSASGRLHRAKGLSQEEGQPRLARGRKVAILAAEGVNAAQVAAVSKALTDAGAMADIVGPHLGALAEGVVANKTLANTDPVLYDAVLVPGGAASIQTLIGLGDAHNFVAQAYKHAKPIGALGEGTELLTASEIGRLLRAIAGAAQAPAGRPDAVQNLSEVGGMRLASGAGAQQLAEYGIVVGQNGGTPAAFVSALGHHRYWGRPNVGQVPA, from the coding sequence ATGGGCGGCACGGCCAAGCCCGGGGGCACCGCCGACTCCGCCGCCGAGATGGCGGTCCTGGCGGCGGCGACCACGCCGACGAGCGCCTCCGGCCGCCTTCACCGCGCGAAGGGGTTGAGCCAGGAGGAGGGCCAGCCCCGCCTGGCCAGGGGACGCAAGGTGGCGATCCTGGCCGCCGAGGGCGTGAACGCCGCGCAGGTGGCGGCGGTGAGCAAGGCCCTGACGGACGCGGGCGCGATGGCCGACATCGTCGGGCCGCACCTGGGGGCGCTCGCGGAGGGCGTGGTGGCGAACAAGACCCTCGCCAACACCGACCCGGTGCTGTACGACGCCGTGCTGGTGCCGGGCGGAGCGGCCAGCATCCAAACCTTGATCGGCCTGGGAGACGCCCACAACTTCGTGGCGCAGGCGTACAAGCACGCCAAACCCATCGGGGCGCTGGGCGAGGGCACCGAGCTGCTGACCGCGTCCGAGATCGGGCGGCTGCTGCGGGCCATCGCGGGGGCGGCCCAGGCGCCAGCGGGCCGACCGGACGCCGTGCAGAACCTGTCCGAGGTGGGCGGGATGCGCCTCGCCAGCGGGGCGGGCGCGCAGCAGCTCGCCGAATACGGCATCGTCGTCGGCCAGAACGGCGGCACCCCGGCGGCCTTCGTCAGCGCGCTGGGGCACCACCGCTACTGGGGCCGCCCGAACGTCGGGCAGGTTCCGGCGTAA
- a CDS encoding FAD-dependent oxidoreductase, whose translation MLDVLVVGGGPVGLFLGCLLARRELSVAVLERRLARSGHSRAVGIHPPALAAFEEVGLTTPLLAAGVPITGGVVLGRGGVIGELSFRAASPRYPLILSLPQRDTERVLEERLARLAPGALRRGVEVVGLRDEGGHVSVACRESGRGETLRARLVVGADGTRSTVRGLAGIGFPGGTYPDSYLMGDFPDTTAFGPRAAISLMEDGVVESFPLPGEQRRWVVYTETLRDDARAQDLAALVRGRTGLHLPARDCTMLSAFGVRHHLADRMVAGRVLLVGDAAHEVSPIGGQGMNLGWLDAAALAPLLGKALGGAPGAGAALLRYERARLRSARLATRQAEFNMVFGRPARGPARRVRDAVLRGLLSSPVQPLLARAFTMRWL comes from the coding sequence ATGCTTGACGTGCTGGTCGTGGGGGGCGGACCGGTCGGCCTGTTCCTGGGGTGCCTGCTCGCCCGGCGGGAACTGAGCGTCGCGGTGCTGGAGCGCCGCCTGGCAAGGAGCGGCCACTCGCGTGCCGTCGGCATCCATCCGCCTGCCCTGGCGGCCTTCGAGGAGGTGGGCCTGACCACCCCCCTGCTCGCCGCCGGGGTGCCCATCACGGGCGGGGTCGTGCTCGGGCGGGGCGGAGTGATCGGCGAGCTGAGCTTCCGCGCCGCCTCGCCGCGTTACCCCTTGATCCTCTCCTTGCCCCAGCGGGACACCGAGCGGGTGCTGGAGGAGCGGCTGGCCCGCCTCGCCCCGGGTGCGCTGCGGCGGGGAGTCGAGGTCGTGGGGCTGCGGGACGAGGGCGGGCACGTCTCGGTCGCCTGCCGGGAAAGCGGGCGCGGGGAGACCCTCCGCGCCCGCCTCGTCGTGGGGGCGGACGGCACCCGCAGCACGGTCCGGGGCCTCGCCGGCATCGGCTTCCCTGGTGGGACGTACCCGGACAGCTACCTGATGGGGGACTTCCCGGACACGACCGCCTTCGGGCCGCGGGCGGCGATCTCTCTCATGGAGGACGGCGTGGTGGAGTCCTTTCCCCTGCCCGGGGAACAGCGGCGCTGGGTCGTCTACACGGAGACACTGCGGGACGACGCGCGGGCGCAGGACCTCGCCGCCCTGGTGCGGGGGCGGACGGGGCTGCACCTGCCCGCCAGGGACTGCACCATGCTCAGCGCCTTCGGGGTGCGCCACCACCTGGCCGACCGGATGGTGGCAGGCCGGGTTCTGCTCGTCGGCGACGCGGCGCACGAGGTCAGCCCCATCGGCGGGCAGGGGATGAACCTCGGCTGGCTGGACGCCGCCGCGCTCGCGCCGCTGCTGGGGAAGGCCTTGGGCGGCGCTCCCGGAGCCGGCGCCGCCCTCCTGCGCTACGAGCGGGCCCGCCTGCGCTCGGCCCGGCTCGCCACCCGGCAGGCCGAGTTCAACATGGTCTTCGGCCGCCCGGCCCGGGGCCCGGCACGGCGGGTGCGGGACGCGGTGCTGCGCGGCCTCCTCTCGTCCCCCGTTCAACCCCTGCTGGCCCGCGCCTTCACCATGCGCTGGCTGTGA
- a CDS encoding Dps family protein has protein sequence MKHLILLSALLLPSALAGGAGAQTAGAGVPSTNVNAPAPTTGQPTAQNTGTASPLPYNRATTLPAAGTEDLKKSVQALQNTLTELQALQLQTKQAHWNVSGTLWYTLHELLQEHYEGISKYADDVAERQLSVGASSDGRAITIVAASRLPEIQAGFMDDSQVIQFFTYQYETVGQRIHQRIGDVENVDPTTANLLQEVEHGIEKYQWQMRAFLQNTPRDPNSGFDLNNNQPVPLRGK, from the coding sequence ATGAAACACCTGATCCTCCTCTCCGCCCTCCTCCTTCCCTCGGCCCTCGCGGGCGGGGCGGGTGCCCAGACCGCGGGGGCCGGCGTGCCCTCCACCAACGTGAATGCGCCCGCGCCCACCACCGGGCAGCCCACCGCGCAGAACACGGGCACCGCCTCCCCGCTGCCGTACAACCGGGCCACGACCCTGCCTGCCGCCGGGACCGAGGATCTCAAGAAGAGCGTCCAGGCGCTGCAAAACACCCTGACCGAGCTTCAGGCCCTGCAACTCCAGACCAAGCAGGCGCACTGGAACGTGTCGGGCACCCTGTGGTACACCCTGCACGAGCTCCTTCAGGAGCACTACGAGGGCATCAGCAAGTACGCGGACGACGTGGCCGAGCGCCAGCTCTCGGTGGGGGCGTCCAGCGACGGGCGGGCCATCACCATCGTGGCGGCCTCGCGCCTGCCGGAAATCCAGGCGGGTTTCATGGACGACAGCCAGGTGATCCAGTTTTTCACCTACCAGTACGAGACGGTCGGGCAGCGCATTCACCAGCGCATCGGTGACGTGGAGAACGTGGATCCCACCACCGCCAACCTCTTGCAAGAGGTTGAGCACGGCATCGAGAAGTACCAGTGGCAGATGCGCGCCTTCCTCCAGAACACGCCGCGCGACCCCAACAGCGGCTTCGACCTCAACAACAACCAGCCCGTGCCCCTGCGTGGGAAATAA
- a CDS encoding glycosyltransferase, translated as MSRILIASQPIHGHVLPLLPIAEELVRRGHEVRWYTGRKYAARVRAVGAGFEPFVHARDYDDDDFGATFPGRGERTGLRQIQFDIEHVFVGQIGGQLQDLQAVHGAWPADVILAEQTLGAALLLEELGGPPVALLGILPLGIASRDTAPFGLGLGPDTSPLGRWRNRVLGWATERVILGRASRELEALCRRVGVPPRPVSPPVAPRLMLQPTVPGFEYPRSDLPPHLHFIGPILPPAPENARLPGWWREVLRPRPVVLVTQGTLATRARDLILPTLQALDGEEVLVVAAGARDPGALGQVPRNARVAAFLPFAPLLPHVAVYVTNGGYGGVQQALTHGIPVVVAGTTEDKAEVARRVEYAGVGVNLRTGAPTPERVRGAVLALLGEHSVRQRARELGAELRRHDAPREAAALIETLARTGRPVRAPGSQE; from the coding sequence TTGTCCAGAATCCTGATCGCCTCGCAGCCCATCCACGGCCACGTGCTGCCGCTCCTGCCCATCGCGGAGGAACTCGTGCGGCGCGGGCACGAGGTCCGCTGGTACACCGGGCGCAAGTACGCGGCGCGGGTGCGGGCGGTTGGTGCCGGGTTCGAGCCCTTCGTCCACGCCCGCGACTACGACGACGACGACTTCGGGGCGACCTTCCCGGGACGGGGCGAGCGGACGGGCCTGCGGCAGATTCAGTTTGACATCGAGCACGTGTTCGTCGGGCAGATCGGGGGTCAACTGCAAGACCTCCAGGCGGTGCACGGGGCCTGGCCCGCCGACGTGATCCTCGCCGAGCAGACCCTGGGCGCCGCCCTGCTGCTGGAGGAACTGGGCGGACCGCCCGTCGCCCTGCTGGGCATCCTGCCGCTGGGGATCGCCAGCCGCGACACGGCCCCCTTCGGGCTGGGGCTGGGGCCCGACACCTCACCCCTGGGGCGCTGGCGCAACCGAGTTCTGGGCTGGGCGACGGAACGGGTCATCCTGGGCAGGGCGTCGCGGGAGCTGGAGGCCCTCTGCCGCCGGGTCGGCGTGCCCCCCCGCCCCGTTTCCCCCCCGGTGGCCCCCCGGCTGATGCTGCAACCCACCGTGCCGGGCTTCGAGTACCCCCGCAGCGACCTGCCCCCGCACCTGCATTTCATCGGGCCGATCCTGCCGCCCGCCCCCGAGAACGCGCGTCTGCCCGGCTGGTGGCGCGAGGTGCTCCGCCCGCGCCCGGTGGTGCTGGTCACCCAGGGCACCCTCGCCACCCGGGCGCGCGACCTGATTCTGCCCACCCTCCAGGCGTTGGACGGGGAGGAGGTGCTGGTCGTCGCCGCCGGCGCCCGCGACCCGGGCGCGCTGGGCCAGGTGCCCCGCAACGCCCGGGTGGCGGCCTTCCTGCCGTTCGCGCCGCTGCTCCCCCACGTCGCCGTCTACGTCACCAACGGGGGGTACGGCGGCGTGCAGCAGGCCCTGACGCACGGCATTCCCGTCGTCGTGGCGGGCACCACCGAGGACAAGGCCGAGGTCGCCCGCCGGGTGGAGTACGCCGGCGTGGGCGTCAACCTGCGCACGGGCGCGCCCACCCCCGAGCGGGTGCGCGGGGCCGTGCTGGCGCTGCTGGGCGAGCACTCGGTCCGCCAGCGTGCCCGCGAGCTGGGCGCCGAGCTGAGGCGCCACGACGCGCCCCGCGAGGCCGCCGCGCTGATCGAGACCCTCGCGCGCACCGGCCGGCCCGTCCGCGCACCGGGGTCCCAGGAGTGA